One part of the Alistipes onderdonkii genome encodes these proteins:
- the nusA gene encoding transcription termination factor NusA — MDNLNLISNFAEFKELKNIDKSTMIGVLEDVFRHALQKQYETDENFDVIINPEKGDLEIWRNRTVVEDGAVENPNTQIAVSEVKAIDPTYEIGDEYADEIKLASFGRRAVLSLRQNLASRILDLEKASLYEKYSEKVGEIVTGEVYQVWKKEVLILDDEENELILPKAEQIPNDFYRKGDTIKAIVKSVEMNNNQPRIILSRTANQFLERLFEQEVPEIFDGLITIKKIVRIPGERAKVAVESYDERIDPVGACVGMKGSRIYSIVKELRNENIDVVNYTANPSLMIQRALNPAKISSITIDEEKMTASVYLKPDQVSLAIGKGGLNIRLSKMLTGYDIDVYREVEEEDVALTEFADEIDGWIIDALKNVGCDTAKSVLELPVEEIAARADLELEQAQKVVEILKAEFEE, encoded by the coding sequence ATGGACAATCTCAATCTTATCAGCAACTTTGCCGAGTTCAAAGAGCTGAAGAACATCGACAAGAGCACGATGATCGGTGTGCTGGAGGACGTTTTCCGCCACGCACTGCAGAAACAGTACGAGACGGACGAGAATTTCGACGTCATCATCAACCCCGAGAAGGGCGACCTGGAAATCTGGCGTAACCGCACCGTCGTCGAGGACGGCGCCGTCGAGAATCCCAATACGCAGATCGCCGTGTCGGAGGTCAAGGCCATCGACCCGACCTACGAGATCGGCGACGAATATGCCGACGAGATCAAACTCGCCTCGTTCGGCCGCCGCGCCGTGTTGTCGCTGCGCCAGAACCTGGCATCGCGCATCCTCGACCTGGAGAAGGCCAGCCTCTACGAGAAATATTCGGAGAAGGTCGGCGAGATTGTCACCGGCGAAGTTTACCAGGTGTGGAAAAAGGAGGTGCTGATCCTCGACGACGAGGAGAACGAGCTGATCCTGCCCAAGGCGGAGCAGATTCCCAACGACTTCTACCGCAAGGGGGACACCATCAAGGCTATCGTCAAGTCGGTCGAGATGAACAATAACCAGCCGCGTATCATCCTTTCGCGCACGGCCAACCAGTTCCTCGAACGCCTCTTCGAACAGGAGGTTCCCGAGATCTTCGACGGGCTGATCACCATCAAGAAGATCGTCCGCATCCCGGGCGAACGCGCCAAAGTCGCCGTGGAGTCCTACGACGAGCGCATCGACCCGGTAGGCGCATGCGTCGGCATGAAGGGTTCGCGCATCTACTCGATCGTCAAGGAGCTGCGCAACGAGAACATCGACGTGGTGAACTACACGGCCAACCCGTCGCTGATGATCCAGCGCGCGCTGAACCCCGCCAAGATTTCGAGCATCACCATCGACGAGGAGAAGATGACCGCTTCGGTCTACCTCAAGCCCGACCAGGTGTCGCTGGCCATCGGCAAGGGCGGCCTGAACATCCGCCTCTCGAAGATGCTCACGGGGTATGACATCGACGTATACCGCGAGGTCGAAGAAGAGGACGTGGCCCTCACCGAATTCGCCGACGAGATCGACGGATGGATCATCGACGCCCTGAAGAACGTCGGCTGCGACACGGCCAAGAGCGTGCTGGAGCTGCCCGTAGAGGAGATCGCCGCGCGTGCCGACCTGGAGCTGGAACAGGCACAGAAGGTCGTCGAAATCCTGAAGGCCGAATTTGAAGAGTAA
- the lpxA gene encoding acyl-ACP--UDP-N-acetylglucosamine O-acyltransferase has translation MISNLAYIHPDAKIGNNVTVEPFAYIAGDVVIGDDCWIGPGAVIHDGARIGKGCRIHTAASVSCLPQDLKFAGEVTTAEIGDYNDIREYVTISRGTASRGKTVVGDHNLLMAYVHIAHDDVVGSNCVIANRVSLAGEVEIGDWVVIGGHAAIHQWTRIGDHAMIQGGALLGQDAPPFVIVRNDTMRFAGINKIGLSRRGFTPERIGEIHDACRILFQSGLNYMSGCEEVEKQVPQSKERDELVRFIRESKRGIIKPYESVSKEE, from the coding sequence ATGATCAGCAATCTGGCATACATCCATCCCGACGCCAAAATCGGGAACAATGTTACGGTGGAACCGTTCGCCTATATCGCCGGCGACGTCGTGATCGGCGACGACTGCTGGATCGGGCCCGGCGCCGTGATCCACGACGGGGCGCGCATCGGCAAAGGATGCAGGATACATACCGCAGCCTCCGTCTCCTGCCTGCCGCAGGATCTGAAATTCGCAGGCGAGGTCACGACGGCCGAGATCGGCGACTACAACGACATCCGCGAGTATGTGACCATCAGCCGCGGCACGGCATCGCGCGGCAAGACGGTCGTGGGCGACCACAACCTGCTCATGGCCTACGTCCACATCGCCCACGACGACGTGGTCGGCAGCAACTGCGTCATCGCCAACCGCGTGTCGCTGGCCGGCGAGGTCGAGATCGGCGACTGGGTGGTGATCGGCGGCCATGCCGCCATACACCAGTGGACGCGCATCGGCGACCACGCCATGATCCAGGGCGGGGCGCTGCTGGGGCAGGACGCCCCTCCGTTCGTCATCGTACGCAACGACACGATGCGCTTCGCGGGCATCAACAAGATCGGACTCTCGCGCCGCGGCTTCACCCCCGAGCGCATCGGCGAGATCCACGACGCCTGCCGCATCCTCTTCCAGAGCGGCCTGAACTACATGTCGGGGTGCGAGGAGGTCGAGAAGCAGGTCCCCCAAAGCAAGGAGCGCGACGAGCTGGTGAGGTTCATCCGCGAATCGAAGCGCGGCATCATCAAGCCCTACGAAAGCGTATCGAAAGAGGAGTAA
- the infB gene encoding translation initiation factor IF-2: MGNERKLRLIQVAKEFKVGLNTITDFLQKKGIKSDGSPNTLVDAETYAVLEKEFGANRAAGNARESIRERISLKQTTITLEEAKKQEREEEKEVVIKSNVISVKDEIQQPKFLGKIDLSPKPKAAPAPAPKAEAEKPAAQHPAAPAAPAPAQAPKAAAQPAPAMPAAPEARPSQAAPATPASPAAPATPVHAAPAAQAAQAAPAEPAKPAAPATPAPAAQAPGQPDAKPAETPAPAPEPAAPKDNIFRPETVTLTGPQVLGTMDVSGFVAGGKHKRKRLQKEKVDVSKAPKGNAQGGGNKQGGQGGQGGQNRPGQGGQNRPGAQNQPKPGEGRRNKNKGKAAPKPIVRPEVSDEEVSKQVKDTLARLTAKGAKSKSAKYRKDKRDAVAERMNEEFEREEQERSTLKVTEFVTVSELATMMNVSPTQVITACMNLGLMVSINQRLDAEALVVVAEEFGYKVEFVSVEIQEAINDEGEDKEEDLVPRPPIVTVMGHVDHGKTSLLDNIRKTNVIEGEAGGITQHIGAYSVELNGQKITFLDTPGHEAFTAMRARGAAVTDVAIIIVAADDSVMPQTIEAINHAQAAGVPMVFAINKIDKPNANPDHIKEQLSQMNYLVESWGGKYQDQEVSAKKGLNLDKLLEKVLLEAEMLDLKANPNKKAQGTVIESTLDKGRGYVSTILVQSGTLHVGDVILSGTYTGRVKAMFNENGKKVDSAGPSTPVQVLGLNGAPQAGDTFNVMEDDRSAREIANKREQLQRMQGIMTQKHVTLDEIGRRIAIGSFKELNIIVKGDVDGSIEAMSGSLIKLSKETVQVNVIHAAVGQISESDVLLAAASNAIIVGFQVRPSASARKLAEKEEIEIRLYSIIYDAINDIKDAIEGMLEPVMKEEIVASVEVLEIFKISKVGTVAGCIVREGKLQRNTPIRVIRDGIVIYTGKLGSLKRFKDDVKEVTAGQDCGLNIESFNDIRVGDIVEGYEQVEVKRK; this comes from the coding sequence ATGGGTAACGAAAGAAAATTAAGGCTCATTCAGGTTGCAAAGGAGTTCAAGGTGGGACTGAATACCATCACGGACTTCCTGCAGAAGAAGGGCATCAAGAGCGACGGGTCGCCCAATACGCTGGTCGACGCGGAGACCTATGCCGTTCTGGAGAAGGAGTTCGGGGCGAACCGCGCCGCAGGCAATGCACGCGAGTCGATCCGCGAGCGCATCTCCCTGAAGCAGACGACCATCACCCTCGAAGAGGCTAAGAAGCAGGAGCGCGAGGAGGAAAAAGAGGTGGTCATCAAAAGCAACGTAATCAGCGTCAAGGACGAAATCCAGCAGCCGAAGTTCCTCGGCAAGATCGACCTGTCGCCCAAACCCAAGGCTGCGCCGGCACCCGCCCCGAAGGCGGAAGCGGAAAAACCCGCCGCACAGCATCCTGCGGCCCCCGCAGCACCGGCACCTGCCCAGGCGCCCAAGGCTGCCGCACAGCCCGCACCGGCCATGCCTGCGGCCCCGGAAGCCCGGCCGTCGCAGGCAGCCCCTGCCACACCGGCAAGCCCCGCCGCACCCGCAACGCCAGTGCATGCGGCGCCTGCTGCTCAGGCTGCCCAGGCTGCGCCCGCTGAACCTGCGAAACCCGCCGCACCGGCCACGCCGGCACCCGCAGCGCAGGCTCCCGGGCAACCGGACGCCAAGCCCGCAGAAACCCCGGCACCCGCGCCGGAACCGGCCGCTCCCAAAGACAACATCTTCCGTCCGGAGACCGTGACCCTTACCGGGCCGCAGGTACTCGGCACGATGGACGTGTCGGGATTCGTGGCCGGCGGCAAGCACAAGCGCAAGCGCCTGCAAAAGGAAAAGGTCGACGTCAGCAAAGCCCCGAAGGGCAATGCGCAGGGCGGCGGCAACAAGCAGGGTGGACAAGGGGGCCAGGGCGGCCAGAACCGTCCCGGACAGGGCGGGCAAAACCGTCCCGGTGCCCAGAACCAGCCCAAACCGGGCGAAGGCCGTCGCAACAAAAACAAAGGCAAGGCCGCACCCAAGCCGATCGTACGCCCCGAAGTGAGCGACGAGGAGGTTTCGAAGCAGGTAAAGGACACCCTGGCACGCCTGACGGCCAAGGGTGCCAAAAGCAAGAGTGCCAAATACCGCAAGGATAAACGCGACGCCGTTGCCGAGCGTATGAACGAAGAGTTCGAACGCGAGGAACAGGAACGCTCGACCCTCAAAGTCACGGAGTTCGTGACCGTGAGCGAGTTGGCGACGATGATGAACGTGTCGCCCACGCAGGTCATCACGGCCTGCATGAACCTGGGACTGATGGTCTCCATCAACCAGCGCCTCGACGCCGAAGCGCTCGTCGTGGTCGCCGAGGAGTTCGGCTACAAGGTCGAATTCGTCTCGGTCGAGATCCAGGAGGCCATCAACGACGAGGGCGAAGACAAGGAGGAAGACCTCGTGCCCCGTCCGCCGATCGTCACGGTCATGGGACACGTCGACCACGGTAAGACCTCGCTGCTGGACAACATCCGCAAAACCAACGTCATCGAAGGCGAGGCCGGGGGTATCACGCAGCACATCGGTGCGTACAGTGTCGAGCTCAACGGCCAGAAGATCACGTTCCTCGATACGCCGGGCCACGAAGCCTTCACGGCCATGCGTGCCCGCGGTGCCGCCGTAACGGACGTCGCGATCATCATCGTGGCGGCCGACGACAGCGTCATGCCGCAGACGATCGAGGCCATCAACCATGCGCAGGCCGCAGGCGTGCCGATGGTCTTCGCCATCAACAAGATCGACAAGCCCAACGCCAACCCCGACCACATCAAGGAGCAGCTCTCGCAGATGAACTATCTGGTGGAGTCGTGGGGCGGTAAATACCAGGATCAGGAGGTTTCGGCCAAGAAGGGCCTTAACCTCGACAAACTGCTCGAAAAGGTGCTGCTCGAAGCCGAGATGCTCGACCTGAAGGCCAACCCCAACAAGAAGGCGCAGGGCACGGTCATCGAATCGACGCTCGACAAGGGCCGCGGGTACGTCTCGACGATCCTCGTGCAGAGCGGTACGCTCCACGTGGGCGACGTGATCCTGTCGGGCACCTACACGGGCCGCGTGAAGGCCATGTTCAACGAGAACGGCAAGAAGGTCGATTCCGCCGGCCCCTCGACGCCGGTACAGGTGCTGGGACTGAACGGCGCACCGCAGGCCGGCGATACGTTCAACGTGATGGAGGACGACCGCTCGGCACGCGAAATCGCCAACAAACGCGAGCAGTTGCAGCGCATGCAGGGCATCATGACCCAGAAGCACGTGACGCTCGACGAAATCGGCCGCCGTATCGCCATCGGATCGTTCAAGGAGCTCAACATCATCGTCAAGGGCGACGTGGACGGCTCGATCGAGGCCATGTCGGGCTCGCTCATCAAGCTCTCGAAGGAGACCGTGCAGGTCAACGTCATCCACGCCGCCGTGGGACAGATCTCGGAGTCGGACGTGCTGCTGGCCGCCGCTTCGAACGCCATCATCGTCGGCTTCCAGGTACGCCCGTCGGCCTCGGCGCGCAAGCTGGCCGAGAAGGAGGAGATCGAAATCCGCCTCTACTCGATCATCTACGACGCGATCAACGACATCAAGGATGCCATCGAGGGCATGCTCGAGCCCGTGATGAAGGAGGAGATCGTCGCTTCGGTCGAGGTACTGGAGATCTTCAAGATATCGAAGGTCGGCACCGTGGCCGGCTGTATCGTCCGCGAAGGCAAGCTCCAGCGCAACACCCCGATCCGCGTCATCCGCGACGGTATCGTGATCTACACCGGCAAGCTGGGTTCGCTCAAGCGCTTCAAGGACGACGTCAAGGAGGTTACGGCCGGCCAGGACTGCGGCCTGAACATCGAATCGTTCAACGATATCCGTGTCGGCGACATCGTCGAGGGATACGAACAGGTCGAGGTGAAACGCAAATAG
- a CDS encoding bifunctional UDP-3-O-[3-hydroxymyristoyl] N-acetylglucosamine deacetylase/3-hydroxyacyl-ACP dehydratase — protein sequence MSTKQQTLKAPISFSGKGLHTGVKVTMTVNPAEVDTGIVFRRTDIEGQPIIPALCDYVVDTSRGTTIESGGHRVSTIEHIMSALWTLGVDNAVIDIDAPETPIMDGSACAYAKAITEAGVADQDAERKFYHVTEKMVYTIPEKGVAIILYPDDEFSVSVHVDYNSKVIGNQYATFNPGDNYAEKISPCRTFVFLHELEPLIKMNLIKGGDLDNAIVVVENPVPADQLEHLKKIFDKPDIEIKAGYLNNLELRCNNELARHKLLDLLGDFALLGVRIKGRVWATRPGHFANTEFMKQLKHTIRKAGEKPRFQYDCRKPPLHDINDIRHMLPHRPPFLLVDRIFHRDATDVAGIKNVTMNEPFFVGHFPEEPVMPGVLIVEAMAQCSGILVLGDVPDPENYSTYFMKIDGVKFKRKVVPGDTLQFEIHLMEPIRRGVAVVEAKAFVGETLACEAVLMAQVVKNKNNK from the coding sequence ATGTCAACAAAACAACAAACGCTGAAGGCCCCGATCTCATTCTCCGGCAAGGGCCTCCATACGGGCGTCAAGGTAACCATGACCGTCAATCCCGCCGAAGTCGACACGGGGATCGTATTCCGCCGCACCGACATCGAAGGGCAACCCATAATCCCCGCACTCTGCGACTACGTCGTAGACACTTCGCGCGGCACGACCATCGAATCGGGCGGCCACCGCGTAAGCACCATCGAACACATCATGTCGGCGCTCTGGACGCTGGGCGTGGACAACGCCGTCATCGACATCGACGCCCCCGAGACCCCCATCATGGACGGTTCGGCCTGCGCCTATGCCAAGGCCATCACCGAAGCGGGCGTCGCCGACCAGGACGCCGAACGCAAATTCTACCACGTGACCGAAAAGATGGTCTATACGATCCCCGAGAAGGGCGTGGCCATCATCCTCTACCCCGACGACGAGTTTTCCGTCTCGGTACACGTGGACTACAACTCGAAGGTCATCGGCAACCAGTACGCCACCTTCAACCCGGGCGACAACTATGCCGAGAAAATCTCGCCCTGCCGCACATTCGTCTTCCTGCACGAACTGGAGCCGCTCATCAAGATGAACCTCATCAAGGGCGGCGACCTGGACAACGCCATCGTCGTGGTCGAAAACCCCGTCCCGGCCGACCAGCTGGAGCACCTGAAAAAGATCTTCGACAAGCCCGACATCGAGATCAAGGCGGGCTACCTCAATAACCTCGAACTGCGCTGCAACAACGAACTGGCGCGCCACAAGCTGCTCGACCTGCTGGGCGACTTCGCACTGCTGGGCGTCCGCATCAAGGGCCGCGTCTGGGCCACCCGCCCCGGGCATTTCGCCAACACCGAGTTCATGAAGCAACTCAAGCACACTATCCGCAAAGCCGGCGAGAAACCCCGTTTCCAGTACGACTGCCGCAAGCCGCCGCTCCACGACATCAACGACATCCGCCACATGCTGCCCCACCGCCCGCCGTTCCTGCTGGTAGACCGCATCTTCCACCGCGACGCGACGGACGTGGCCGGTATCAAGAACGTCACGATGAACGAACCCTTCTTCGTGGGGCATTTCCCCGAAGAGCCCGTCATGCCGGGCGTGCTGATCGTCGAAGCGATGGCGCAGTGCAGCGGCATCCTGGTGCTGGGCGACGTGCCCGATCCGGAGAACTACTCGACCTATTTCATGAAGATCGACGGCGTGAAATTCAAGCGCAAGGTCGTCCCCGGAGACACGCTCCAGTTCGAAATCCACCTCATGGAGCCTATCCGCCGCGGCGTGGCCGTCGTGGAGGCGAAGGCCTTCGTAGGCGAAACCCTCGCATGCGAAGCCGTCCTGATGGCCCAGGTCGTTAAAAACAAAAACAACAAGTAA
- a CDS encoding ectonucleotide pyrophosphatase/phosphodiesterase, whose product MKKYTFFLLLILLTGCAASRKAHVSATPDGKQYVVILSMDAFRWDLAGRSHTPTLDSLARAGTYAEIYPVYPSNTFPSHYAMATGLHPDHHGVVNNNFYDRKAGRKLSVFDAEDVRLPGFWSGEPIWNTAERQGLTANIFMWPGSEVPIDGRQATVWTPYSSKPTYYERADWVIDAMTRPEAEIPELVMWYFEEPDATMHTYGPESPQAVAQAEHIDSVLRYFFREIRRSPVFERINFIVTADHGMAALSPERYINLMPLLDTTQVIRTVPGTPFGLEVKEEYADTALRILRRTGHMKAWRREQMPRRFHYGTHPTRLTNIIVIPETGWTLDYAAEARPVRKRGTHGFDNRDRDMHMVFYASGPAFRKGYRQGSFQNQNMYLILCRLLGIEPAPNDGEWKEIKRMFRDK is encoded by the coding sequence ATGAAAAAATATACGTTTTTCCTGCTGCTCATCCTCCTGACAGGCTGCGCCGCGTCCCGCAAGGCCCATGTCAGCGCAACACCCGACGGAAAACAATACGTCGTAATCCTTTCGATGGACGCCTTCCGCTGGGATCTGGCCGGCCGCAGCCATACGCCGACACTCGACTCGCTCGCCCGGGCGGGAACCTATGCCGAAATATATCCGGTCTACCCCTCCAACACCTTCCCGAGCCATTACGCCATGGCCACGGGACTGCATCCCGACCACCACGGGGTCGTGAACAACAATTTCTACGACCGGAAGGCCGGGCGCAAGCTCTCCGTGTTCGACGCGGAGGATGTCCGCCTGCCGGGGTTCTGGAGCGGCGAACCGATCTGGAACACGGCGGAAAGACAGGGCCTCACGGCCAACATCTTCATGTGGCCGGGCAGCGAAGTCCCGATCGACGGACGCCAGGCGACCGTCTGGACTCCCTATTCGTCGAAACCGACCTACTACGAACGCGCCGACTGGGTGATCGACGCCATGACGCGCCCCGAAGCCGAGATCCCGGAGCTGGTGATGTGGTATTTCGAGGAACCCGACGCCACGATGCACACCTACGGCCCCGAGTCGCCCCAGGCAGTCGCCCAGGCCGAACACATCGACTCCGTCCTCCGTTATTTTTTCCGTGAGATCCGGCGTTCGCCCGTCTTCGAGCGTATCAATTTCATCGTCACGGCCGACCATGGCATGGCCGCGCTTTCGCCGGAGCGCTACATCAACCTCATGCCGCTGCTCGACACTACGCAGGTCATACGCACCGTGCCGGGCACCCCGTTCGGGCTGGAGGTGAAAGAGGAGTACGCCGACACGGCGCTTAGGATACTCCGCAGGACGGGGCACATGAAGGCATGGCGGCGCGAGCAGATGCCCCGGCGTTTTCATTACGGCACCCACCCCACCCGCCTGACGAACATCATCGTCATCCCCGAGACCGGATGGACGCTCGACTACGCGGCCGAAGCACGCCCCGTACGCAAACGCGGCACGCACGGCTTCGACAACCGGGATCGCGACATGCACATGGTCTTCTACGCCTCGGGGCCCGCGTTCCGCAAGGGCTACCGGCAGGGCTCGTTCCAGAACCAGAACATGTACCTCATCCTGTGCAGGCTGCTGGGCATCGAGCCTGCGCCCAACGACGGAGAGTGGAAAGAAATAAAGCGGATGTTTCGTGATAAATGA
- a CDS encoding TonB family protein, with product MPTPEPEKRVKRPRLRLPFEKRKQDAGSWTYDHRIGLCVTLIAYLVLMIAFVSSKIVVGRKPHTQGMYIDLQTLAELEQERDRLERLARERQEKDPIDWRSIQNQVSNENALNEKLRDDRGTNAAALNDAAAAAEERMRANREAYEQGLAEERAIRQRRGAGEDSEHQDRKVKGRVTVSFSLTDPVRTSRYLAVPAYKCEGGGEVVVEITVNRAGDVTNARVVEGGDECMRSSALGSARRSRFNIDDSAPARQQGTITYIFIPQ from the coding sequence ATGCCGACGCCGGAACCGGAAAAACGAGTCAAACGCCCCCGCCTGCGCCTGCCTTTCGAGAAACGGAAGCAGGATGCCGGTTCGTGGACGTACGACCACCGCATCGGGTTGTGCGTGACACTCATCGCCTACCTGGTGCTGATGATCGCCTTCGTTTCGTCGAAGATCGTCGTCGGCCGCAAGCCCCATACCCAGGGGATGTATATCGACCTGCAGACGCTGGCCGAGCTGGAACAGGAGCGCGACAGGCTGGAACGGCTGGCGCGCGAACGGCAGGAGAAAGACCCGATCGACTGGCGGAGCATCCAGAACCAGGTTTCGAACGAAAACGCGCTGAACGAAAAGCTCAGGGACGACCGCGGTACCAATGCCGCGGCGCTCAACGATGCCGCAGCTGCGGCCGAGGAGCGCATGCGTGCCAACCGCGAGGCTTACGAACAGGGGCTCGCCGAGGAGCGCGCCATCCGCCAGCGCCGCGGCGCCGGGGAGGATTCCGAGCACCAGGATCGCAAGGTCAAGGGGCGCGTCACGGTTTCCTTTTCGCTGACCGACCCGGTGCGGACGTCCCGCTACTTGGCCGTCCCGGCCTACAAATGCGAAGGCGGCGGCGAAGTGGTGGTCGAGATTACGGTCAACCGTGCGGGCGACGTGACGAACGCCCGGGTGGTTGAAGGCGGGGACGAGTGCATGCGCTCTTCGGCGCTCGGTTCGGCCCGCAGGTCGCGTTTCAACATCGACGATTCCGCCCCGGCACGCCAGCAAGGGACGATTACGTATATTTTTATCCCCCAATAA
- a CDS encoding acetyl-CoA hydrolase/transferase family protein — protein MTTQIKFTTAEEAVKVIKSGDHIHLSSVASAPQCLINAMCARGEAGELKDVHIHHLHTEGPAPYADEKFEGVFQLDSFFVGGNVRKVTQSGYADYIPIFLSETQRLYRCGAVPCNVAMIQVSTPDKHGFVSLGTSVDATLAAVETAEHVIAVVNKYVPRAFGQAMIHSSKIDIFVQDDKPLMEAHFTQPNATEEAIGKHCAALIEDGATLQMGIGAIPNAVLAQLGNHKNLGIHTEMFADGVLPLVESGVINGEAKNIDKGKMVSTFLMGSQRVYDFIDDNPAVLMMDVGYTNDPYIISKNDRVTAINSALQVDITGQVCADSLGTKFYSGVGGQIDFVYGASLSKGGKAIIAMPSVTNKGISKIAPVLSPGAGVVTTRNHIHWFVTEHGAVDLYGKTLQERARLIISVADPSAQEELDRAAFERFGPHHHYVKGYMKK, from the coding sequence ATGACTACCCAGATCAAATTTACGACCGCCGAAGAGGCCGTCAAGGTTATCAAATCGGGCGACCACATCCACCTGAGCTCCGTGGCTTCAGCCCCCCAATGCCTGATCAACGCCATGTGCGCACGCGGCGAGGCCGGCGAACTGAAGGATGTCCACATCCACCACCTGCACACCGAAGGCCCGGCACCCTATGCCGACGAGAAGTTCGAAGGCGTATTCCAGCTCGATTCGTTCTTCGTGGGCGGCAACGTCCGCAAAGTCACCCAGAGCGGCTATGCCGACTATATTCCGATTTTCCTGAGCGAGACGCAGCGCCTCTACCGCTGCGGCGCAGTACCCTGCAATGTGGCGATGATCCAAGTGTCGACGCCCGACAAGCACGGCTTCGTATCGCTCGGCACGTCGGTCGACGCAACGCTGGCCGCCGTGGAGACCGCCGAGCACGTGATCGCCGTCGTAAATAAATATGTCCCCCGCGCATTCGGGCAGGCCATGATCCACTCGTCGAAGATCGACATCTTCGTACAGGATGACAAACCGCTGATGGAGGCGCACTTCACGCAGCCGAACGCCACCGAAGAAGCCATCGGCAAACACTGCGCCGCCCTGATCGAGGACGGTGCGACGCTCCAGATGGGCATCGGCGCCATCCCGAACGCCGTACTGGCGCAGCTGGGCAACCACAAGAACCTGGGTATCCACACCGAAATGTTCGCCGACGGCGTACTCCCGCTCGTGGAGAGCGGCGTCATCAACGGCGAAGCCAAGAACATCGACAAGGGTAAGATGGTATCGACGTTCCTGATGGGTTCGCAGCGCGTCTACGACTTCATCGACGACAACCCCGCCGTGCTGATGATGGACGTGGGCTACACGAACGACCCCTATATCATTTCGAAAAACGACCGCGTGACGGCCATCAATTCGGCGCTGCAGGTCGACATTACCGGCCAGGTATGCGCCGACTCGCTGGGCACGAAGTTCTATTCGGGCGTCGGCGGCCAGATCGACTTCGTATACGGCGCATCGCTGTCGAAGGGTGGCAAGGCCATCATCGCCATGCCTTCGGTGACCAACAAGGGCATCTCGAAGATCGCCCCCGTACTGTCGCCCGGCGCAGGCGTCGTCACGACGCGCAACCACATCCACTGGTTCGTAACCGAGCACGGGGCGGTAGACCTCTACGGCAAGACGCTGCAGGAGCGCGCCCGCCTGATCATCTCCGTAGCCGACCCGTCGGCACAGGAGGAACTCGACCGTGCCGCCTTCGAGCGTTTCGGCCCGCACCACCACTATGTGAAAGGTTACATGAAAAAGTAA
- the rimP gene encoding ribosome assembly cofactor RimP, with the protein MIDTKKIIEAAERNLQGTDMFVVGCTCTPGNDIELLIDSDTSVAIDACVRLSRSIEEELDRDEEDFSLTVASAGIGSELKSLRQYHKLVGNTVEVLLTSGIKVLAKLDAADDQGITLSYEEKQAVEGKKRKQLVTVTRRYGFGEIKSAREWLDFK; encoded by the coding sequence ATGATCGACACAAAAAAGATAATCGAGGCGGCGGAGCGCAACCTGCAGGGGACGGACATGTTCGTCGTGGGATGCACCTGCACGCCCGGCAACGACATCGAGCTGCTCATCGACAGCGACACCTCGGTGGCCATCGACGCCTGCGTCAGGCTCAGCCGCTCGATCGAGGAGGAATTGGATCGCGACGAGGAGGATTTCTCGCTGACGGTGGCTTCGGCCGGCATCGGGTCGGAGCTCAAAAGCCTGCGCCAGTACCACAAGCTGGTCGGCAACACGGTCGAGGTGCTGCTCACCTCGGGCATCAAGGTGCTGGCGAAACTCGACGCGGCCGATGACCAGGGCATCACCCTCTCCTACGAGGAGAAGCAGGCCGTCGAAGGCAAGAAACGCAAGCAACTGGTGACGGTGACGCGCCGCTACGGGTTCGGCGAAATCAAGTCCGCGCGGGAGTGGCTGGATTTCAAATAG